CTTCTCAAACCCAATCACGCGGCCTGTCTGGGTTTTCATCAAAATGACTTCGTCTCCGATTTCCTCGCTGATGTACTCAGCCTGCGGATCTTCAAACCAGACCGTCAGTGTGTTTCCCTCACGATCGTAAAATACCTTTACCTGCGCCATATCTCAAACCCTACTTGGCCGGAACCGGCGGCGTAGCGCGGCGGAGCGCGTGCTGCATCGTGTCGAAGCTGAGATGGCCGATCACCTGCCCGGCCTCGTCGACTACCGCCAGCGTCTCGCCGCTTGCGCTCAGCAGCAGCGACAGCGCCGAGCGGAGATCGTCGTCGTCGTGAATGCGCAGCTCGTCGGGCGTTGCCTCTGAACTGGCCTCGACCGCCGTCAGCACAGTCTTGACCTTGATCAGGCTCAGATGGCGCAGCATATCGTCGGCGTCCACAAGCTGGCCCACGAACGCATCGGCGGGCTGCGTCAAAATCTTGAGCGGCGTGTCGAACTGCACGATCTGGCCTTTGCGCATCACGATGATCTTATCGGCCAATCGTAGCGCCTCGTCCACATCATGCGTCACGAACAGGATCGTCTTGTGCAGCTTGCGCTGGATCGACAGCAGCTCGTCCTGCAACCGCGTGCGCGTGATCGCGTCGATCGCGCCGAACGGCTCGTCCATCAGCATAATCTTGGGATCTGCCGCCAGCGCCCGCGCAATCCCGACGCGCTGCTGCTCGCCGCCGGAGAGCTGGCGCGGATAGCGCCTGCGGTAGTCGCGCGGCAGGCCGATCAGATCGAGCAGCTCGTCGATGCGCGCGTCGATCCGATCCTGCTTCCAGCCCAGCAGCCGGGGCACCACCGCGATATTGTCCGCGATGCGCATGTGGGGAAACAGGCCGGTCTGCTGGATCACATAGCCGATCTGACGACGCAGCGCGGTTACGGGCATCGCCGACACATCCGCGCCGTTCACCAGCAAACGCCCGCCGGTCGGCTCGTACAGCCGGTTGATCATCTTGAGCAGCGTCGTCTTGCCGCAGCCGGACGGTCCCAGCAGCACGATGAACTGGCCCTCTTCCACCGAGAACGAGCAGCGATCGACGGACGGCCTAGGAGCGTTGGGAAATTGCTTGGAAACGTCCTCGGCGACGATTGCAAAAGTCTGTGTCATACCCGTCCAGACAGCGCGAAAGCCGCAGCGAGCGCTCCGCCGCCACGGCTTTCGACACCCCGGTTACTTCAGTAAGCCCTGCTCGGTCAAGAACTGCTTGGCAACCTCCTCCGGCTCCTTCTTGTCGGGGCCGTCCACCATATAGTTCAGCGTCGCCATCGTCTTCTCATCTTTGAGCTTGGGAGCCAGCCCATTGAGAATATCGGCAATCTGCGGATTGGCCTTGAGCGTATCCTGGCGGATCACCGGCGCGACCTGATAGGGCGGGTAGAACTGCTTGTCATCTTGCAGCAGCGCCAGGTCCAGACCGCCGATCTCGCCGTCAGTGCTGAAGGCGACCACAACGTCGATGTCGCCGTTTTGCAGCGCGCTGTAACGCAGCGACGGATCGAGCTGCTTGTTCTCCTTGAACTCGAAGCCGCCGTAGGCTTTTTGCAAGCCCTTGACGCCGTCCTCACGCTCGAAGAACTCCGCCGGGCCGCCCAGCACCAGCTCGCCGGCCTTCTGCGACAGATCGGAGTAGGACTTGATGCCCAGCTCATCGGCGCGCTGCTTGGTCATCGCCAGCGCCTGATTGTTCTCGAAGGGCGATGCCTCCAGCCACGTCAGGTTGAACTGCTTTTCATACTCGCGCTTGACGGTATCGAAGATCTCCTTGCGATCTTTCAGCGCGGGCATCTTGAGGATCGCCTGGAGGCCCGTGCTGGTATACTCAGGGTAGAGATCGATCTCGCCGTTGAGCAGCGCCTGATGCGCCACGGCCTCCGAGGCGAGGCCGAAGCTCGTCTCGACCTTGAAGCCGTTGGCCTCCAGCAGTTGCTTGTACATCTCGCCCAGGAGAAACTCCTCGGTAAAGTTTTTTGAGCCGACTTTGATCGTCTGGCCGCCGCCCGAAGCCGGCGCCGCCGACGGAGCGGCAGCGGTTTGATCGGTCGCCGCTGAAGTCTGCGCGGTCGTCGTGCCAGCGGGCGCGCCGCCGTCGGTGGTTGTTCCGGCCTGACCGCAGGCGGTCATGATGAAGACCAGAACGACGAACAAACCCAGGATGCGGGTCCAAGAACCTTTAGATCGCATGGTGATGCCTTTCGCTTCTAGTTTGCCAGGCGTCTTACCTGGCGGCAATCGAAGTCGCCCGCTGAACTCCGGCGAGGAGCGCATCCGCCAGGAGCGCCAGCAGCGCAATCGGAATTGTTCCGGCGATCGTAATGCTCAGATTGTTGACGGCAAAGCCGCGCTGGATGAACTCGCCCAGCCCACCCCCGGCGATGTACGCCGCGAGCGAGGCGCTGGCGATCACTTCGACCGTGGCGATGCGCACGCCCGCGACGAGCACCGGCAGCGCCAGCGGAAACTCGACCGCGCGCAGCACCTGGCGGGAGGCCATGCCCATGCCATAGGCCGCCTCGATCACCGCCCGATCGACCGAGCGGAATCCGGCGTAGGTGTTGATCAGGATCGGCGGGCAGGCCAGCACCGTCAGCGCGATCAGCGAGGGCGTGAAGCCGATGCCGAAGTAGGGCAGCGCCAGAAACAGCACGGCCAGGCTGGGCACGACACGCAGCGCGTTCGCCAGATTGATGATCGGCTGTGCCACCTGCCGCCGCCTGGCCGCCCAGATGCCGAGCGGCACAGACAGCACCAGCGCAATCGCCAGCGCTGTCAGGCTGAGGCGCAGATGAACCGTAAGCGCCTCCCTAAAGGCCGCCTGGTTGTCAAGAAAATAGGTGAGTGCTCCCCGCAGCTCGTTCATGGCGTCCATCGTAGCGCGCCGTCAGGCCGGGGCTGGAAGCATTGCCCAACCGCTCCCCTTCCTGATGCGCTGTTTGCCGAGCCTTTTTGCGCCAGCTCAGGCGATCGATCCGTAACCAGCGGCCCGGTCGAGCTTGGGGGGCAGAAGCAGCTTCCAGATCGTCCTGGCGCTGCACCAATGCGGAGCGCAGGAATCCGAAGCGCCGAACATTTGGGCGCTGGCATTACCATCATAACACCATTCCGCCGCCGTGGTGTTGGAAATATCCAACCAAGTTTCAAGTTCCAAGTTTCAAGTTTCAAGCTGCGGCCCTCACCCCGGCGCTGCCGCGCGTTCCCCTTCCCCGCCCTCGCGGGTCCCGTTCCCGCTCGTGTGCGCAGGCGAGGGGGAGAATGTGCTCCCGGCTCTTGGTTCTCGGTGCTTGGTTCCCCGTGCTCCCTTTGAGCATGGCACCGGTTCTTTCGTTTTGTTCTTCCCGGCTACGCCACTCGCAGCACGATCTTGCCGAAGTTGGCATTCTGCTCCATGTAGCGATGCGCCTCTGCCGCGTCTTGCAGCTCAAACACGCGATCGACGACGGGCCGCACGCTGCGGCGCTCCAGCAGCGGCACCACCTGCCGCTCGAACGCCTGCGTCACGGCGATCTTCTCTTCCAGGGGACGTGCCCGCAGCACCGTGCCGATCATCTGAAGCCGCTTCCGCTGGATCACGCCCAGATCGATCTGCGCCTGCGCGCCGCTCATCAGGCCAATCAGCACCAGCCGCCCGCGTGTTGCGAGCGCGTTTAGATTATCGGCAAGATAGGCGCTGCCGACAAAGTCCAGCACGACATGCACGCCCGATTGAGATGTTTGCCGCTCTAGCTCGGCGGGCCAGCCCTCGGCGGGCAGCGCCACGTCCAGGCCCAGATCGCGGGCCGCTTGCAGCTTGTCGGCGGAGCGCGCCGTGCCGAAGCTGATCCCGCCGGTCGCGCGGATCAACTGGATCGCCGCCGTGCCAACGCCTGAGCCGACCGCGTGGACCAGCACACGCTCTCCGGACGTGAAGCGCGCCTGGGTGAAAAGGGCATCGTGCGCTGTCATAAAGACTTCGGGCACTGCCGCCGCCTGCTCCCAGTCGAGATTCGCGGGAATCGGCACGGCCATACGCTCGCTCGTGAGCAGATACTCGGCGTACGCGCCGCCGCCGACGATGCCAAAGACTCGATCTCCCGGACGCAGCCGCTCAACCAGCGGCCCGACCGCATCGACCGATCCGGCAAACTCCAGGCCAGGAATATCCTGCGGCGCGCCGAAGGGCGCGGTATAGCGGCCCATGCGCTGCACCAGATCGGCACGGTTGAGCGCCGTGGCACACACCCGCACCCGGATCTGATCGGCGACCGGCTCCGGCGTCGGCATCTCACACAGACGCAACACCTCAGGTCCGCCCGGCTGCGTAATCGTCATCGCTTGCATCGCTCGCTCCCGGTTGCATCAAAGATCACCACCGCTAGTACAATAGCATCATTGTTCAAGCGCGATGCAAGGCAAACAAGCATGACAGCGTATATGTCAGATCCAGCGCCGATCCAGGTCGCTGCCGTCAGCAAGATCTTTCCTGGCGGCGTGCAGGCGCTCAACCAGGCCAGCTTCACGATCGCTCCCGGCGAGCGCGCCTGCCTGCTGGGGCCGAACGGCGC
The window above is part of the Herpetosiphonaceae bacterium genome. Proteins encoded here:
- a CDS encoding DUF2283 domain-containing protein; this encodes MAQVKVFYDREGNTLTVWFEDPQAEYISEEIGDEVILMKTQTGRVIGFEKLNFSDTTAEQVRVAFETIAA
- a CDS encoding ABC transporter permease — encoded protein: MDAMNELRGALTYFLDNQAAFREALTVHLRLSLTALAIALVLSVPLGIWAARRRQVAQPIINLANALRVVPSLAVLFLALPYFGIGFTPSLIALTVLACPPILINTYAGFRSVDRAVIEAAYGMGMASRQVLRAVEFPLALPVLVAGVRIATVEVIASASLAAYIAGGGLGEFIQRGFAVNNLSITIAGTIPIALLALLADALLAGVQRATSIAAR
- a CDS encoding ABC transporter ATP-binding protein, encoding MTQTFAIVAEDVSKQFPNAPRPSVDRCSFSVEEGQFIVLLGPSGCGKTTLLKMINRLYEPTGGRLLVNGADVSAMPVTALRRQIGYVIQQTGLFPHMRIADNIAVVPRLLGWKQDRIDARIDELLDLIGLPRDYRRRYPRQLSGGEQQRVGIARALAADPKIMLMDEPFGAIDAITRTRLQDELLSIQRKLHKTILFVTHDVDEALRLADKIIVMRKGQIVQFDTPLKILTQPADAFVGQLVDADDMLRHLSLIKVKTVLTAVEASSEATPDELRIHDDDDLRSALSLLLSASGETLAVVDEAGQVIGHLSFDTMQHALRRATPPVPAK
- a CDS encoding glycine betaine ABC transporter substrate-binding protein, with product MRSKGSWTRILGLFVVLVFIMTACGQAGTTTDGGAPAGTTTAQTSAATDQTAAAPSAAPASGGGQTIKVGSKNFTEEFLLGEMYKQLLEANGFKVETSFGLASEAVAHQALLNGEIDLYPEYTSTGLQAILKMPALKDRKEIFDTVKREYEKQFNLTWLEASPFENNQALAMTKQRADELGIKSYSDLSQKAGELVLGGPAEFFEREDGVKGLQKAYGGFEFKENKQLDPSLRYSALQNGDIDVVVAFSTDGEIGGLDLALLQDDKQFYPPYQVAPVIRQDTLKANPQIADILNGLAPKLKDEKTMATLNYMVDGPDKKEPEEVAKQFLTEQGLLK
- a CDS encoding NAD(P)H-quinone oxidoreductase — translated: MQAMTITQPGGPEVLRLCEMPTPEPVADQIRVRVCATALNRADLVQRMGRYTAPFGAPQDIPGLEFAGSVDAVGPLVERLRPGDRVFGIVGGGAYAEYLLTSERMAVPIPANLDWEQAAAVPEVFMTAHDALFTQARFTSGERVLVHAVGSGVGTAAIQLIRATGGISFGTARSADKLQAARDLGLDVALPAEGWPAELERQTSQSGVHVVLDFVGSAYLADNLNALATRGRLVLIGLMSGAQAQIDLGVIQRKRLQMIGTVLRARPLEEKIAVTQAFERQVVPLLERRSVRPVVDRVFELQDAAEAHRYMEQNANFGKIVLRVA